The genomic region GACAAGAGTGTTAAGTTATGgcctaggggcatataaggctcttATAGAAAGGGTAATCATTTatgctttggaggggactcattggattgttaatcgaaagttctagtgcccttttaagagtcaaagtgatcagagcgcagctctcactcccccccccccacacgcaCACACGTTGTGTTTTCCTGTGATGcatctaatataaatttttagacagtgcttttattcaaaatagtccaaagatcatacaaggcttttggggtttaTACAAACTACAAGAGCCTGAGGGCGAGGGTTGTAAGCTTCGCTCCTGGGGCATTTAAGGCTCTTATGGAAGAGATAGTTGTATAcactttagaggtggctcatttggttgatattggaagttccaatttcccttttaagagtcgatAGTGATGGAGgccaactagcccccccccccttcaactacctttcttttcaccaaaatcttctgattgaaattgtgtgATGGTAACTTCGTTTAtcccctgggggcatataaggtttttatggaattggTGGTTGTATTCAATTCAGGTGAGCCTCATTTGATTTTGAATCGATATTACAATGacttttttaacagtcaaagtgatttgagaccccccccctcacacCCGTCATTTTCCAgaacaaattttgagacataaattttgttcagcgttgtcgaaaggttcagtaattatgcgTTTGGGGGTGTACCCCCCTCAAGGCCTCAGGGacagggctgcaagttatgggatttgttcattgttttcatatagtatatgttattgagaaaagttATGCAAgtttgacttctactttcccCAAATACGAAATGCATTAAGAAGAGTCTTTCAGgcaatgttgaggggagtgtttaACTAAATCATAACATGTCATGTGTATATGGGTTGCCAAAAGGGtgcaagtttgactctttctttcaaatctacttttgaaaacaatgaaaaactttagcgtaaagagcggcgctttgaggagggaacagcccttttcatatacggagtaatttctgttcgttttaagttataattccgctccttactttcagttaaaaaaaaacttgtttttatttaaattttaaacgtttttgaattaatgcatcttttgattttggctccccgcacatgaatacttcgaacgaaatttgcagatttttttttggttaaatggctttttcttagttttgatcggacgattttgagaaaaaaggagcgggggaggatgcttagttgctcttcaatcctttgtttacttaaaaaggtaactagaacttctaattttttacgaacgtttttataaataaaaatatacgtaacttctgaattaacttttgtaacgaatttctatattcgtatatttttattacgtatatgaggggctttgtcccctcttcaataccttgctctttacactaaagcttaaattttgtctcaattctttaagaatgacccctgaatcacaaaggccattgaagaaattgttgaaattactaaaaatactttagcgtaaagagcagatatttaggaggagatgaacccctcacatgcgtaataatttccgttcgttttcttttaatactgctctttactttcagttgaaaaactttttttatatttatcttttcattgctttttgttttaaataatattagtaaatcctgcgcccccttcatggaaattctctcctcccatgacaaattcctccatggaaagatcctcccccgtaaccccctccctatccaagaaacaaaattctactgaaaacgtctgtacacttcccaataaccattactatatgtaaacactggtcaaagtttgtaacttgtagcccctccccctgggactgtgagggagtaagttgtccccaaagaaataattatttggtttttcgactatgctgaacaaaatggctatcacagaattttgacccgttggctttgggaaaaaatgagcgtgggagggggtctaggtgccctccaattttttggtcacttaaaaagggcactagaacttttcatttccgttagaatgggctctctcgcaacattctaggaccactggatcgatacgatcgcccctggaaaaaaaacaaaaaaaaaaacaaatgaacgcgcacccgtgatcagtcttcttgcaaaaaatacgaaattccacatttttttagataggagcttgaaaattctacagggTTCATTCAGCGTACCTAGAGggtacgctgaatgcgatggtgtgattttcgttaagattctatgacttttagggggtgttttcccctattctccacgataaggcaaattttttcaggctcgtaacttttgataagtaagactaaatttgatgaaacttatatatatgaaatcagcataaaaatttgattcttttgatgtatctattaatatcaaaatcccattttttgaagtttcgttaactattgagccggatcgctccttactacagttcgtcaccacgaactgtttgaaaatactttaAGGATGGACTAGCTTGCAAATTGGTTCAGAAATTGCTGACTTTAATCTTCATTGATGAGAATTAAATCTATGTCTGTGACCTAATTCGGAATGTTTGAGATTTTGACCCGCCTTTAAACTAAGCATCCGTTTTTTGGGTCACTCAAATCCTTACCAAATGTATATTTATCCGCTCTTCATTTTGTAGTAGGGGTGTGTAAGGATCCTCCTTACTAAGAATCTGATAAGGCAGAGACAAGTTCTTCTCTATAACTTTGGCATTTTTTATCATTATCTACTTAGAGTTGCTGAAAACCTAGTAAATAATCGTTTCTTTTCAGCTATAAATTGTGTGACTCCACAAATTGTTCTGGTACTACGTTTGGTGTTGATCATCTGCGTGCTGAGTATTTTATGTGccttatcttcatttttaattaacatCTTGGCCCTTCAAAGGATTAAACTCGCAAAGAATCATATCAGTTTAATATTAAGCATTCTTACTGGTATGTGTCTTTCATCTTATTTGTgctctgtgattttttttttaatactgtaATTTAAAGTACAGTAATTTTCAATTGTAACTTATTTTTGCACAAAAGTAatgcaaatttttcaaaataaatttttttcttattatcttAATGATTAGAGGAGTTAACCATGCTGAGTATAAGAACTTGAGATAAAGCTACCTAAGTAAACAAATTTGCTAATGACTAAGAATAAGCCCTTTTCATAGCCCATTTCGAGAAagttctgcataatttttatattagtaAAACAGCAGGATTTATGGGAGCAGTAGTTCTGCTTGGCTAAATATGCGTCTAAGAGCGCACCACCATAGAAAACGTTGCTACCACTGGTTTGTGGTCAGATTGAGTATTGTTTTTCAGGCCACTGTAAGAGTGCTTTTTCAAATATAGCTTTTAACCATTGACCTCTCATTAGCCACATGTGATAAAAGTTGACCTCTCCGTGCTGGTCGTCgtcttattttaataattaggTGGAAATTCCAGCATAGAATTGACCCAAATCCAGAAAAGAGTGATACTACAAACGAGCATGCCTTGTGTCATTGGCTGAATGGGAAGTAAagttaaaacagtaaaacttatggatgaaaatatttataaggaAAAACTTAGATTAGAAAATATAGGCTACACAAGAATATTTTCTTGCTATGCAAGAATACTTTCTTGCTTATTTTGCCTATTTGgcattattgattttttttttttaccagcgtGCACTACCAGTGAAAAGGAAGTAAAATAAGTTAAAACAATATAATGGAAATAAGGAATTTGTTACATATCTATTAAagaaatatcaatttaaagTGATACTGTCCTTTCTGCTTCCCTTTTCTAAATAAATCCTTGCAATGAAACATGCATTTCATGCTTTCCAGAATTATATAAGAATTCTGATTGAGATTTGGAACTTTTTGATGCCCAAGTAGTTTTTGACTAAAGTTGCATGTTttgcttttaattaaaatttcataaaaccAGTAAAACCTTGTTAGATTTTGTTTAcaactttgaaatattttagggAGAGCAGAAAACTGCAAACCAAACAAATTAATATGGTTTGGCTTCTCTGTTCATCTGCAAGGAGATCAAACATTTCAGAAACTGTTGAAATATCTTAtccattgtataaaatagacaTCATCATATAAATGTTCTGAAAGATATTGAGTGCTATTTATGCTGGGGTAATTGTAgtttaatgaagaaaaaaaatgcatttgttCAATTTTGATAGAGATCCATATGCTTATAGTTTGCAGCTACGAATTTTGGTTTACAAGAAAAGTAGTAAGGGTTTCGTTATACTTGATAGTCTTACTGAAGGAGAAAAGAAACTGCGACCAGTGTTGTTAATCGGGGATGGGCCCCCTAGTTTTTGCTTTCCTCAGAttgtggaaaatattttttttaggcatATTTTCATTACAAAACGCTGTCTTTGGTATAGCTTAAACATATATTTTCCACCCCCTCTTTGATTTTGAAACTACATTTGACCTTCTCCCTCTAAATCTTTATGAATTTTGACCTTCTACCTCAAAATCTTCATGAATTTTGACCTTCCTCTAAATCATCATGAATTTTGACCTTCCTCTAAATCATCATGAATTTTGACCTTCTCCCTCTAAATCTTCATGAATTTTCACCTTCTCCCTCTAAATCTTCATGGATCGACGCTACTGATTACACGTCTGTCCCCCCTAACCTTCCGTAATTTAAAGGAATATATCTTGACTAAGACTGTTAAATGGTTCCTGAGAAGATGACTCTCCCATATTatcacaaaaaaatgaatataaaatgcaaaataatattcataGGATTACCTGCACAGAGATGACAAAAGTGGGTAGTATCCTATAAGAGCTAGATTCATCTAGACAACCGTCCttgaaattttgttgttgttgtgatTTCACAGCCTTCTGCCGCGTCCTCATGAAATATTTCCCCTATCAAAGGACTTGACTTTAAgagcaaaaaattgaacaagTTTCTAATTTTTGCCTCATCTGATATGAATGTCATGCCTGGgagcttcaaaaaaaaaaaaaacaaaaaaaaacaaaaaaaaaacagaacaaccTAGATGGCAGCCTAGATGCACAGACTCTAGGAGTTTAGTTGATATGGAAACACACATTTCCCAAGTTGGACTcgtttctttgtagttttttgaaagaaaatttaagtGAAATGTGCAGTTCGAATAAGGCCGCGAATTAGCATcttatttagttcttttctttGCCAGTGAAGGCACACCCTTTCATGAACAAGGGATTATTTGACTTGGTGAAAGACAGCAAAATGGCAATTTATCATTAAATGATgctttttatgttgttttttttatatgaagaaACATACTTTTTGATacacagaaaaaataagagTACTTGCTTATGAACGATCTTGTAATTCCATTTCATTGGTTGAATTTGATCCTGAATATTATCACTAGTTTTTGCGTTATACAGGAATGCCGAATCCTCCTACGCTCCTGACCATATGGACAACCTAACATTGATGCTATGAGAGGGGTAGCTGGAAGAGTGAACCCTTTACGAGCTTTTTTAGGCCTTGCTGCTTTTGGAAAGCTTGTTATTGCGCCTCTGTGATTTATAAAGttgttttgaaaagttaatACCTTGGACCCTGTCTAACATTAAACTATGAAAAACCCCAGTTATTCCTTTAGGTTGGCAAAACAATTGTACATCTATCTCCCTCCCTCTTTCCAActctttctttgtttcttttttctctctctaatttgaataaaaattactcatttcttcttcttttagtaATTGCTTGTATTGTTACGATTTGTTTGTCGTCCTACTCTGTGATACTCTTTCAAGAAGAAGGGAATAGAAATCAAATAACAGGGCTCAACTCGTCTGTCACTTTTGATTATGGATTTTATGCTGTTGGAATAGCAGGTAATTtcgaaatattagaaaattttctgaCTGTGTGTAGTTTTCAAGTAAAAAATGTTAACGtaatgttgataaaaaaaaaataattaagaaagcAAAAAACGAGGGCGATATTCCGCCAGTGGGAAAGAAAGTGTAAAGACAAAGTATATATTTTGTCCAGAACCTCCGCCAAGCCGTCATCAATGTTGAACACagaaaagaacacaaaaaaaaagcactaacctttttaagtaaactcgAACTAGACAGGCaaaacactaaaagagaaaCGAGCCATATACAAATGAAGGGCGATCAAACTTTAGATTTGGCAAGAATTCTGTCCCTAGCGATCGATCAACACAGCCTGTCTCCTCATCTGATTTTACACATTTCCTAATCCTTTTACATAAAATGCTGTTAATATGGTTGAATTTAAGAAAGCGCGCCAACTATTTTATTATCTGGAGACTAACTACCGTCGTTCGAAACACACCTTGAATATATTTCcacttataacaaaaaaaatttgccaGGCCTGCTGTTGTTACCCGCGTATCACCCCAAAATGTGTTGTTTTATCTTAGTGAAGCAGTCAGGAGAAGAAGGCTTGCCCCTACTGAATTTGCCTCCTGATCTCCAATGagttgaagaagaagaaatatattaaaaaaaggtttactttcagttaatcaTATGGCTATCCTGTTGCAAATTCTATCCGGTACTCCGTGGAAGAAACAAAGGACAAAGTGAACGATTTAGTTCCAAtgataaaagaaaggaaaaagttAGTAAACAATAATAGTAGCtgataaatgaatgaaaaagaaatatcccGAAGTATTTTATTGGTCCCTGTCTAAAAGATGCAACAAATTTGGAATAATCAAGACACTTATAGAGAAGTTTATTCATGGTGTTTTTCAACTACAGTGGTCCTTACTTCTAGGCCATGGCAGAGGACATGACTTTTTGCTTTAAAGCAAAGCACCATTAACGGTGTAATCAGTAACTCAAAATCCTCGCATTTCTATTTCAAAGCCTAAACATAATGTtgagtaaaataaatttaatatttctgTTCGTAGTTTTCTTGTGACTGTTTACATAAGAAAATTAACTAAGTGTCAGTCAAAAATACTGACAGGGACaagaaacgaaataaaaatgcGCACTCTTTCTAAAGGTTTTAATGTCGAAGTTCAggtcttttaatattttaagattGTAAATTAAGTCTTTCTATGCGGAAGAAAAAATACGAAGGTCAAAAACGAACGAGGttttactctaaaaaaaaaacaatgaaagattGAGAAGGCTCCAAAAACGTTcttaatttcaaaaagtaaGTAAGTTAGTATAGCGGTGGTGtagatctccgtttcatgggctttcagccaggaagtgcaatacgGGGGAGCcctcctgtgcttttgcacacccctTCGCTTATATTCCCctgatttctccaggtacccattttaAGAGCTGGGTCGATTctgactgagcttacagagtcaagccactgacccccctcccaaaccaaatGACCGGCCACGCTAGGAATTGAACCCGTGTCCCTCGGTCAAAGGATTCCCAACCCAGCGCGCAAATCACTTAGCCAGGACGGCTCGTTCTTGACTTCAAGAGGAACGAAATCCTGTAGCCAATACTAATGGGGAGATGAATCTTGAAGAAACGTGTTGTTATCACTTACCGATTGGGGAATAACTTTTAGAGCTCCGATGAAGCGATCCTACTGGATTTTCTAATTTTgcgttttcttttagtttaatATGCGTTTTCTTGTTGAGATTTGTGTTAAGTGTGCTTGGCCTGTGCAAATTTTCCATCCCTTTTTAATCGTTGATTTTGGTATTTAAATGATTCAGTGTCTGTGATACTGTTGGTTATAATTGTCTTTTTTATGGTGTCATCATTGTGTAGTTACAAAAGATAAATGAcctattaaaaattattctatttgATCTTTGTTATATAATATGTGCACTGTAAATGTGATGAAGATGACTCAGGTAATCCCTGAGAATTTATAATGTACTATAACAAGATTAACAAGACAGAAGCCAATTTTTGGGATAAAATAACCATTAATCTTAATTTGTCGTTATAAGTGGTTTCAGGTTAGGGGGCTTAAAATCAGTTTTCTTAATACTATTTGCTCGAGATCAACTTTTGGCTCAAATTTCAATCGAACTTGTACCATTTTAACCTGCGATAGTGAGGGGGATTTGTatctgtttgtgtgtctggGCCCAGACATAGGATCTGGGCCCAGAGCGATCGAAAGGTTGAGCCACATGCTTGGTAGCTGTCCCTGTAGTAAAAAGACCCAGGAGAAAATCATAGCTGAGAATGAGCAGCACAGACAAAGAGGGACTTAATAACTGCAATGCCTTTAATTTGTTCCACCTTTCAATGGAAATGAAAGTGGGATGTTTGCCTCTCTCTTGGTTTTGTGAGGATGTAAAccttgaaaaaattaacaaatcgATGTTATAAACAGATccatttcaaaataattcacGTGTTTATGTATCGTGAATGACAATagtgaattttattttactgtaataTTGAATGACactgaaaatgaaaactaagcaaaacagaaataaatattttcaacatatcTTATTTTGGTTACAAGTTaagtttattaagtttttatgtaATCTTAGACTTAAATTGTAGGCGTGGTTTTATCCAAGATTTTGTTTGAAGTGCGGAGGGCATACAAAATGCACATCCTCCCATGGACTTAGTTGGATTGTCTTGAGCAAGATTGGGCCTAGCTCCTAGCTCAAGACCGTTTGTTCACTACTTGCAAGCTGTCAACCGACTAAAGAATGTTGTACAAGGCAAGCATAAGGTTAGGCTCTTCCACAAGAAACACGTTGCACCTTGTGATTGGCTCATGGTGTCCAGCGGTAGAGACGTTACTTCAGGCATTTACTCAAGAGCCTCAATAGGACATGCAATCAGCtgataaagcttaaaaaaactCACCATTGGGTCACTCTGCTCAAACCTTATTGTTTCATAAAGCCTGCTCAGAttctattttcatttgtctGGCACAAGTTGggtggtttttttcttttaggtctTGAATTGGGGTTGAAACCTCCATCCCGAATATTTCTCCAATCCACAATTCGGTCGTAAAAATACAGGCAAACATACCAtttattcggaaaaaataaaaaaagatttctctGACTCATAAATTGGTTTTGAAAATGCAAGTAAAAAGGCCTTTATCCATCGTATCTACAGACTGAAACTGCAGGATTGACAAACTGGGATCATTTCCAGTTAAATGAGACAAAGTCAAGAAAATCTTCATGAAGGATTTTTCTTATCATTAAAAGATTAGTGACTCAGTACAAAGTCGAAGTACTGTTAACGAAGCCCAGAATAAACTGATTATACTGCTTAACCAGCTAAAGACAAAAATCTTAGACTAAAACTGAGACCTTATTCTATAATTGACTTTTATAGCTGTTCTTCTTTAATAGGCTTTATTGTATTCTTCGGGTTTTATTAGGCTTTGGTCAAACAGTGAAGACCAGCTATGATAATATAGGATTTGTAAAGGGAATTGATTATGATAACAGTAAAAACAGGAGGACTCTaccaaaaatcaggaaaaattcTTAAGATTTTGGAAGGGCATATGCCCGAAAGAAAACCAGagcttatatataaaaaaaatgataattactTTAATCTTAAAATCAAAGTTTTACGTATCTTAACTTTTTTGGTCATTATTTTGTCGATTGGGAGGGACGTTTGGACGAATGCTTGGATTCGtacccaaagaaaaaacaaatttttactgATAACTCAATGCTTTgtgtattttgtaattttttataggGAGAGGTGTTTGTACGCTTTTTAGCAATAAATACCGTGCATCCCTAGCTCCTTTTACCTCATTTTATAGATATATTAataatctatttttcttttcaggctTTTTATCCCTTTGTGCAGTCACGTCTGAGTTGATTATAAGCAGAAATAGCAGAAGAGGCTATAGAAGACAAAGTACTCAAAGAGTCCGCCTTCTAAATGATTCAGATGACTCTATCTACCAAGATACAACCTTCCCAAATAATGTTACTCCACCTCCTCCCTACACCCCTTAAACTCTCAAACTTTAAAaggtcatttttgctatgagtGTTAGGTATTGAGAAGATACGTGGTTGACGCTTCTGTTCCCTACTTGATTCTTGAAAGCAGTAGACAAagtgcttaaaaataaactttaagagGCTAAAGAAAGCGGACCAGCAAAATTCCATTTGAATGTATACCGTAAGATATTGCTTGCTTTCTAGAGAGCTTCCCAAAACAAACTAAGAAGTATGCAATGTAAACGGGGCATGAAAAattgatgtgtttttattctAGTTTACAATCATTACCTTGTAGcagaataaaagtttttttttatgctaaaagtCCTTTTTACtacatttttcaacataaccTTGGctacaaaaaggtaaaatatcttcttttttttagctcaagtggtaaaaaaaaaagaattacgtGAGGTCAAAGCACTTCATAGGGATGGGTCACTTGAAAACCAGCTCACGTATTTTAGTACTATTCCTATGCTATTTCCTGTATCAAGTCATGAGGGCGACCTGAAACCACATCTAAAATGGAGCGTTTTGACATATTGTAGGCCATTTTGTAATAGAATTCGATCAAGTTAAAGctaaatattcaaaacaaaacacaaaaatttcttgaaaggttcaaaaaagtttaaaaaaaggttcaaaaggcaccaaaaagtaaaaaacagttATAAAGCAACTGTACTTAcgtaaaatgaagaaaaatcttttaagTGACTTAATGCCCAGGCTTCAAGTCTGGAAACAGGCAAATTGTGTTCCATAACATAATTATGAAACAGGTCAAGTTcttaaaatatactgttttttaTTGCATACCGATAAAAAGGTAACATTGTGCATTATTCTGAAATAGCAAAATTGTATGTGCAAGACGTTCCTTTTTCAGTCCCCTTCCCCGTGCAAGACTGTCGTTTCTCAGCCCCCTCCCATATGAAAAAATTATGtgcataaaaatatatatcctaaTGTGTATGTAAAAATTCGGAAATAAATGAGATCATGTTATCTTCTTATTtcatcaagaaaaagaaactgaatgaAATTGCAGGCCGCCAAAAACAGTTGGTTTCAGATTGAAGCTCATTTGTTTAAAATCGGCTCTCTGGGTATTAGCTAGCTAAagattaaaaccaaaaacgagGATCAAGTACCTAGAATAGACCCCGTCTTTGTCAGATTTGATTTATTTGGCATTCTCTCTCTAACATTTAGATCTTCAGATTTAGTCAAATTATCTTTAATATAGGATGTATAATA from Artemia franciscana chromosome 5, ASM3288406v1, whole genome shotgun sequence harbors:
- the LOC136027483 gene encoding transmembrane protein 127-like, which codes for MPPSVSTNNGTHQNRKKTKLGVQHLSAFLHMFTTAFLSMSLSNLPWFQIDSPFCSPHIGSYLFLNSGHFSMKEYPISMVIKGLLLKDLHQNSVWISQFITSGKAINCVTPQIVLVLRLVLIICVLSILCALSSFLINILALQRIKLAKNHISLILSILTVIACIVTICLSSYSVILFQEEGNRNQITGLNSSVTFDYGFYAVGIAGFLSLCAVTSELIISRNSRRGYRRQSTQRVRLLNDSDDSIYQDTTFPNNVTPPPPYTP